Proteins from a genomic interval of Paenibacillus sp. FSL H8-0048:
- a CDS encoding radical SAM/SPASM domain-containing protein, with protein MKTFKKVYIEITSVCNLACSFCPPTERQKNFMKLETFVTILDEIKPYSNHIYLHVKGEPLLHPKLGELLDAAHAKGFKVNITTNGTLIRKAGPKLLGKPALRQMNFSLHSFDGHAGSENREGYLTEIIQFVREISAQGVIVSFRLWNLTEDNRTNLEKERNRETLALLEEAFGLDYRIEEKVVPGSGVKIAPRVYLNQDHEFRWPALHEPEDDGKGFCHALRSQAAVLVDGTVVPCCLDGEGVINLGNIHEQPFSEIVEGERANNLFYGFSRREAVEELCRKCGYRQRFGT; from the coding sequence TTGAAGACGTTCAAAAAGGTATACATCGAGATCACAAGCGTCTGCAACCTGGCCTGCAGCTTCTGTCCGCCCACGGAGCGGCAGAAGAATTTCATGAAGCTGGAGACGTTTGTTACCATTCTTGATGAGATCAAACCGTACAGCAATCATATCTATCTGCATGTCAAAGGCGAACCGCTGCTGCATCCGAAGCTGGGCGAGCTGCTGGATGCCGCGCATGCCAAGGGCTTCAAGGTCAATATTACGACCAACGGTACTTTGATCCGTAAGGCAGGGCCGAAGCTGCTTGGCAAGCCGGCGCTGCGGCAGATGAACTTCTCGCTGCACAGCTTCGACGGCCATGCAGGCTCGGAGAACCGCGAAGGTTATCTCACAGAGATCATCCAGTTCGTCCGGGAGATCTCAGCTCAGGGCGTTATTGTCTCGTTCCGGCTCTGGAATCTGACGGAGGACAACCGGACGAATCTGGAGAAGGAACGCAACCGGGAGACGCTGGCCCTGCTGGAGGAGGCTTTTGGCCTCGACTATAGGATTGAGGAGAAAGTGGTTCCCGGAAGCGGCGTGAAGATTGCCCCGCGCGTGTACCTGAACCAGGACCACGAGTTCAGATGGCCGGCGCTGCATGAGCCGGAGGATGACGGAAAGGGCTTCTGCCATGCGCTGCGCAGCCAGGCTGCGGTCCTGGTAGACGGCACTGTTGTGCCGTGCTGTCTGGATGGCGAAGGGGTGATCAACCTTGGCAATATTCATGAGCAGCCGTTCTCCGAGATTGTCGAGGGGGAACGGGCGAATAATCTGTTCTACGGCTTCTCGCGGCGGGAAGCTGTTGAGGAGTTGTGCCGCAAATGCGGCTACCGGCAGCGCTTCGGGACCTAG